A single genomic interval of Ischnura elegans chromosome 3, ioIscEleg1.1, whole genome shotgun sequence harbors:
- the LOC124155961 gene encoding uncharacterized protein LOC124155961: protein MDEGPRKRRINTQDGCENVGNKERNSIQECTKRPSIDRESTNASFPNVPKFEVEDGLTSADSLYSSTCSSGEFYECSGNINSNKVKTSRILAALRKPVDRKLLRSLARSEGGLLTDVIRRKAWPELLDINNESTISCAPDVDIEQHKEYHQVVLDVSRSLKRFPPGISDFERKILQEQLLKLILSVIIKHPYLSYYQGYHDVAVTLLLVVGDEKENVHNGDEDDTEGFGESVSSNNDFEDSSDLITLTENGLNFEQVFSHARVTEDNGANIISLTAVTENNTVGVEENNVKDAEHARKTSTCEDLLSEDNAIGSSVVNDSIIVEGKPVAKCLKDISESGVEVTDEETDTVKTSLNGVKVKTESGDESESNFGETWDQDWDSTISEKENLDSASSGHLISMWCNSVALKMLEHVSLNHFRDCMGRTMDATSHLLHHVFPIVEREDRALCDFLDESGVGTMFCLPWVLTWFSHNINNHDIVVRLYDYFLASPVASPLYIAAAIILHRKNDIFETECEMPALHGLLSKIPDDLPFEKVLVKASDLYEAYPPESLKSDVEERSNRDRKQLEERRKQIALRGNAVNPDLALVPWRLLALLPPGYADRLVPWFMIPGRMWWLTRVIPRRHLRSRFVLAAIPIAMYYAYSHLLTNTSG from the exons ATGGATGAAGGCCCCAGAAAAAGGCGTATAAACACTCAAGATGGGTGTGAAAATGTTGGTAACAAGGAGAGGAATTCTATTCAAGAGTGTACGAAAAGACCCTCGATTGATAGAGAAAGCACGAATGCTAGTTTTCCAAACGTTCCTAAATTTGAGGTAGAAGATGGGTTGACCAGTGCTGACAGTTTATATAGCAGTACATGCTCCTCTGGTGAATTTTATGAATGCTCTGGCAACATTAACTCAA ACAAGGTTAAAACAAGCAGAATACTAGCTGCTCTACGAAAACCTGTGGATCGGAAATTGCTTCGGTCTTTAGCTCGTTCCGAAGGAGGTTTATTGACTG ACGTAATCAGAAGAAAAGCTTGGCCAGAACTTCTTGATATAAATAATGAAAGCACCATATCTTGTGCACCTGATGTTGATATTGAACAGCACAAGGAGTATCATCAGGTTGTCCTAGATGTTAGTCGATCGTTGAAGAGATTTCCTCCTG ggATTAGTGATTTCGAAAGAAAAATTCTTCAAGAGCAGCTccttaaattaattttgagtgTGATAATCAAACATCCATACCTTTCGTATTATCAG GGCTATCATGATGTTGCGGTCACATTGCTGTTGGTTGTAGGAGACGAGAAAGAGAATGTACATAATGGGGATGAAGATGACACTGAGGGGTTTGGAGAATCGGTTAGTTCCAATAATGACTTCGAAGATTCCAGTGATCTTATAACGTTAACCGAGAATGGCTTGAATTTCGAACAGGTTTTTTCCCACGCAAGAGTGACTGAGGATAATGGTGCAAATATTATAAGTCTTACAGCTGTGACTGAAAATAACACTGTTGGAGTTGAGGAAAACAATGTCAAAGATGCTGAGCATGCCAGGAAAACATCCACCTGTGAAGACTTACTTTCTGAGGATAATGCTATAGGAAGTAGCGTTGTGAATGATTCAATAATTGTTGAGGGAAAGCCCGTCGCTAAGTGCTTGAAAGATATATCTGAATCGGGTGTGGAGGTAACGGATGAGGAAACTGATACTGTTAAAACATCTCTCAATGGAGTGAAAGTAAAAACAGAGAGTGGTGATGAAAGCGAGAGCAATTTTGGTGAAACTTGGGATCAAGACTGGGACTCCACTATTAGTGAGAAGGAAAACTTGGATAGTGCCTCTAGTGGACATCTAATTAGCATGTGGTGCAACAGTGTTGCTTTAAAGATGCTGGAACATGTGTCATTGAATCATTTTAGGGATTGCATGGGCCGTACAATGGATGCTACCAGTCATTTGCTGCATCATGTGTTCCCCATTGTTGAACGGGAGGACCGTGCTCTGTGCGACTTCCTGGATGA GTCTGGAGTTGGAACCATGTTTTGCCTGCCATGGGTGTTAACGTGGTTCAGCCACAACATAAACAACCATGACATTGTTGTGCGTCTTTATGACTACTTCCTAGCTTCACCTGTGGCATCTCCATTATATATTGCAGCAGCAATCATACTTCAccggaaaaatgatatttttgaaactgAATGTGAAATGCCTGCTCTTCATGGTTTGTTATCCAAG ATTCCTGATGACCTCCCTTTTGAGAAGGTGCTTGTCAAGGCCTCTGACTTGTATGAAGCTTATCCCCCTGAAAGCCTCAAAAGCGATGTGGAAGAAAGATCAAATAGGGA CCGTAAGCAACTAGAAGAAAGAAGGAAACAAATTGCCCTTAGAGGAAACGCTGTTAATCCTGACTTAGCTCTTGTACCATGGAGATTGTTGGCCCTACTACCTCCAGGATATGCTGACCGTCTAGTGCCTTGGTTTATGATTCCTGGTAGAATGTGGTGGCTGACCAGAGTGATTCCAAGAAGGCATCTTCGGAGTCGATTCGTATTGGCGGCAATTCCAATTGCAATGTATTATGCATACT